A genomic region of Elaeis guineensis isolate ETL-2024a chromosome 9, EG11, whole genome shotgun sequence contains the following coding sequences:
- the LOC105051582 gene encoding protein FAR1-RELATED SEQUENCE 5 has translation MDDTEQAGNAGEAKDVENEHQKDRGEKVDDQNQVENADPQHDENGKEKEQSLNDILKENFEPKVGMLFDSDEQAYQFYNEYARRIGFSIRKQNMTRSKSGEIKLRRFVCYKEGYYKGSPFDKDAKFLRTDVRTGCNAHIGIKRLKNGKFCVHRFQPEHNHKLASSKKVHLLRSQREWNDSQRSRAHVMTAGVNSLSTSDFLFNTSEGHKTLPFTPSGFQNYLHGLRQHEMKLGDAGAITHYLQKKAAEDQQFYSAIQLDMKDQITNVFWTDARSKFDYEHFGDVVCFDTSYKINDYGRPFAQFMGVNNHKQTVILGAALLYDDTMETFKWLFTTFQEAMNGKAPRVILTDEDAAVIEAIQEVWPNTTYRLCVWLVYQNAVKNLNHVFQSSPSFETDFSRCVYDYEYEDEFISAWQKMLEEYNLTDNAWLSKMFEDRKKWAVVYGREIFCADMRSTQRTEHMNGVIKTCLNPDRDLLSFFQRYERLVEDRRYNELEADFHAIQSTPEVPLSRLLKQAASIYTPKIYEMFMKEFQLYVDCVIKNCGDEGSASVYEVTNVEKQRTTYVRYDLSNDTVSCSCKKFEFVGILCSHALKVLDHKNIKEIPEKYILKRWRKDVKVGLSINYYDGSSEIDPTVAIAGRYTSLGHVYGQIMAKGSKCQEAYAVAIEEAEKLMKKLDLALQNRAHDTISSESSDDQVENIIVGNKEIGRFANQKATSFKKDKERRRYRVKCALERSTEKKARKGLSTDAAVGSGTGALIRIDSQLAASSNEYQQWPSARYLSLQFPTMGGQEPLVSSSPQPPFCITNQAYQNESACIMYSQSQVTSSFLAGPSEQ, from the exons ATGGATGATACAGAACAGGCTGGCAATGCTGGAGAAGCAAAAGATGTGGAAAACGAGCATCAAAAAGACAGAGGTGAAAAGGTTGATGATCAGAATCAAGTGGAAAATGCTGATCCACAACATGATGAGAATGGAAAGGAAAAGGAGCAATCACTAAATGACATTCTAAAAGAGAATTTCGAGCCAAAGGTCGGAATgttgtttgacagtgatgagcaaGCGTATCAGTTCTACAACGAATATGCAAGAAGAATTGGCTTCAGTATAAGAAAGCAGAATATGACTCGAAGCAAATCTGGAGAGATTAAATTAAGAAGATTTGTTTGTTACAAGGAAGGTTATTATAAAGGTAGTCCATTTGATAAGGATGCAAAGTTTTTAAGGACAGATGTGAGGACTGGTTGCAATGCACACATAGGCATTAAACGGTTAAAAAATGGTAAATTTTGTGTGCATCGATTTCAGCCAGAACACAATCATAAACTTGCATCATCAAAGAAGGTGCATTTGCTAAGATCACAAAGAGAGTGGAATGACTCCCAAAGATCACGTGCGCATGTAATGACTGCGGGGGTAAATTCTCTGTCAACATCCGACTTTCTTTTCAATACTAGTGAAGGTCATAAGACACTTCCTTTTACTCCTAGTGGTTTCCAAAATTATTTGCATGGGCTTCGTCAGCATGAAATGAAGTTGGGTGATGCTGGAGCAATAACACATTACTTACAAAAGAAGGCTGCTGAGGATCAACAGTTTTACTCGGCCATACAACTTGATATGAAAGATCAAATAACAAATGTATTCTGGACAGATGCTAGATCGAAGTTCGACTATGAACACTTTGGTGATGTAGTATGTTTTGACACATCCTATAAGATAAATGATTATGGCAGACCATTTGCACAGTTCATGGGGGTGAACAATCATAAGCAAACTGTCATTTTGGGTGCTGCACTATTGTATGATGATACTATGGAAACTTTCAAATGGTTATTCACAACTTTCCAAGAGGCAATGAATGGAAAAGCTCCACGGGTAATCTTAACAGATGAAGATGCAGCAGTCATAGAAGCCATACAAGAAGTCTGGCCAAACACAACATATCGGCTGTGTGTCTGGCTTGTGTACCAAAATGCAGTTAAGAATCTAAATCATGTCTTTCAATCCTCCCCAAGTTTTGAAACTGACTTCAGCAGATGTGTTTATGACTATGAGTACGAAGATGAGTTCATATCAGCATGGCAAAAAATGTTAGAAGAATACAATCTCACAGATAATGCATGGTTGTCCAAAATGTTTGAAGACCGGAAAAAGTGGGCAGTGGTGTATGGAAGGGAAATATTTTGTGCTGACATGAGAAGTACCCAGAGAACCGAACACATGAATGGTGTCATAAAAACATGCTTAAATCCTGACAGGgaccttctctcttttttccagCGCTATGAGAGGCTCGTTGAGGATCGGCGTTATAATGAGTTAGAAGCCGACTTTCATGCTATTCAGTCAACCCCTGAGGTGCCTCTTTCACGGTTGTTGAAGCAAGCAGCATCCATTTATACACCTAAGATCTATGAGATGTTTATGAAGGAGTTCCAGTTGTATGTGGATTGTGTCATAAAAAATTGTGGGGATGAAGGGTCAGCTTCTGTATATGAGGTTACCAATGTGGAGAAACAAAGGACAACCTATGTTAGATATGACCTATCAAATGACACAGTTTCTTGTAGTTGCAAGAAGTTTGAATTTGTTGGTATTCTCTGTTCACATGCACTGAAAGTTCTTGACCATAAGAATATCAAGGAAATTCCAGAAAAGTACATCTTGAAGAGGTGGAGGAAGGATGTGAAGGTTGGGCTATCAATAAACTATTATGATGGTTCATCTGAAATTGATCCTACAGTTGCTATTGCTGGTCGGTATACCTCTTTAGGACATGTTTATGGGCAGATTATGGCAAAGGGCTCAAAGTGCCAAGAAGCATATGCTGTTGCCATAGAGGAAGCTGAAAAGCTTATGAAAAAATTGGATCTTGCTTTGCAGAATAGAGCTCATGATACAATATCATCAGAGTCATCTGATGATCAAGTTGAAAATATCATTGTGGGAAACAAGGAAATTGGAAGGTTTGCGAATCAGAAGGCAACTAGCTTTAAAAAGGATAAAGAACGCCGTCGTTATAGGGTTAAATGTGCACTAGAGAGGAGTACAGAGAAAAAAGCAAGAAAAG GTCTGTCTACTGATGCAGCAGTTGGATCTGGAACTGGTGCACTGATAAGGATTGACTCCCAGTTGGCAGCCTCTAGCAATGAGTATCAACAATGGCCTTCTGCGAGATACTTATCACTGCAATTTCCTACAATGGGTGGTCAG GAACCATTGGTTTCGAGTTCACCACAACCACCATTTTGCATTACCAATCAAGCATATCAGAATGAGTCTGCTTGTATTATGTACTCCCAATCACAGGTTACGAGCAGTTTTCTAGCTGGTCCTTCAGAGCA ATGA